AAGCCTCTCTTGATTTAATAAAAACAAAAAACATCCGGGGATTGCCGACCCATTTATAAACTTTAACAATTTTCATAGAAACTCTATATCTTCCTTATGACGTGCATAGTCTGGGCAGATACATAAAAAAAACCACCAGAGGGTGACTCTAGCGGTACAAGGTGTGTCCAGTGGAAAAAGGTGTTAAAAAATCAATCCAGCGGCTGTGCCAGGGGAAGTAAGGCCATCTTCAACTGCCGGGCTTTGGTCCGTGCCTTTTGGCGTTGTTCCGACAGACGGGCCAGGATATGGCTATAGCAACTCAACAGGTACTCATGCTCTTCCCGGGGAAGGCGATGCTCCCCACTGCGCAGCAGCAGCTGGGCTTGTCGGTATTTCTTGAGGCGAAGCAGCAGCACGATATTCTGGTCATAGAGGCTGGGCAGCAGGAAATACTGGTGGGGACGTATCTGTTCAAAAGCCCGCACGCAGCAACTGAGGGCTTCCCGGTACTTTCCCAGGGCATCCAGCACACCGGCCTGTGAAATCAGGGCTTCCACACTGTCCGGGTTAATGGACAGCGCCAGATTAAAGGTCTCCAGGGCTTCCTGATCCCGGTTGAGGCAGTACAAAATATCGCCCCGCAACACCAGCGCCCGCATGTCGTGAGGCTCCAGTTCCAGCGTTTTTTCAACCATGCCCAGGGCCGACTCGTAATCGCCCTCGTAAATAAACAAGTCCCCGGCTGTTTTTAAATACCGTTCCGCCGAAAAATTGAGAACCTTGCTCAAAAAATTCATCCCGGCCACAACCCTCACTCTTCTTATGAAATTGGTAATTCCAGTTTCAATCTGAATTTGCAGTACCCAGCTGATTTCCTGTGATCCATCTTAATTTCTGTAATCCATCTTAGCAAACCGTGCGCTTTTCACGTGACCGGCATTTATCAAATGCGGCCTAAAGCAGCGCTCTGCCGGGCCTCAATTATTCCTGAATTCCTGTAATCATTTATTTGTGTAAGCTACAAGGAAATTAGGGTAGAAAAGCCTTGACTGAGTAGCCAAGCTGGAAAGTAATAAATCGTAACAATAAAATCTAAAAACTGGAAAACCTGAAAAACTGGAAAATCTGGGTGCGGAATCCGAGACCTGAGGCAGGCGCGGAACGCGGGGAGTGGCTTGCCATGCGACCGGGCGCAGGCAAACCCGATGCCGCAGCCTTTTAAATTTGATCTCAGGCAAATCTAATCTCAGGCAAATCTGATCTCAAGAATTTGGGGGAAGTGGCCGATAGGGAAATCACGCAAGATGAAATCAATGAATGCGCGTTAATTCCAATCGAACGGGTTCCATTATATGCCTATTGCCGGACACGAGACAGGAAGCCACAAGAATCGTCCTCTCTGGTGGGGGCTGACCAGTGCCTGCCTGCTGCTGTTTATACTGGGCCTGACCTTCAGTCCCGAGGCCGCCGCCCAGCGCACGACCCTGCGGGGAGGGGCCTCCTACACCCAGGATGACCTGGAACTTCCGCTGCCCAATTACTACACACGCCCCTATTATCCACACAGCCCCGTAATTCAGCGGGCTGATCGCTATGCGGCCCAGTACAAGCTGAAGGCCGCCGAAAGTCTATATAACGAGATTCTGGATCAAAATCCCCGATCGGCGCCAGCCTGGAACGGGTTGGGGAAAGTGGCCTTTTACAAAACCACCTCTTCCAACCAGAACGTGCGGAATGAGCAGGAGCGGTTGCGGGCCGAGGCCCGGCAGGCTTTTATAACCGCCTTGCGTTACCAGCCCGGCTACGTGGAAGCCCAGGTCAATCTGGCGCGGGTCCTGATGGAAGAGGGCCGCATGAGTGAGGCCGGGGAGTGGCTGCAGAAAGCCCTGTGGTTTGGCCCCCGGGATTACAGAACCCTTGCCGGTCAGGGTGAGTGGCTGGTGCGGAAGGAGCGCTACGATGAGGCCGTTCCCTACCTTCGGCGATCCATTCAGCTCAATTCGGCGGGAGACACGGCCCATTACTTTTTAGGCACCGCATACGCCGCCTTGAACCGTGAGGACGAGGCCCTGGATCAGCTGCAAACCACCATCTGGCTGAACCCCAACCACGCCCCCGCCCACTACCAGATGGGGCGAATCTATGAAAAACAGGGCAACGGGGCTGCCGCGGTCGAGCATTATCAAACCGCCCTGCATCTGAAGCCGGAACTGTACCCGGCCCGTGAACAACTGGCCAAATACCTGGAGGACAAGGGAGACATCACCCAGGCCCTGTTCCACTGGAAACGGCTACAGGAATCCTATCCGGGCGATTGGGAGATGACCCAGCGCATCGCCCGCCTCTCCATTAAAAATCAGCAGCCCGACGTGGCCATTGCCCAGTATCGGGACTGGATCAAGAACCATCCAAGCGACACGCAGCGGGCGGAAACCGGTATCTCTGTGGCCAAAACGGAGCTGGCCCGGCTGAAACTGCGGGATTCCGACTTGATCAGTCAGGGGGAAGCCAAGCGCTACGTGGCGCAGGCCCTGAATTATCAACCCAACAATTTTGAGGCCCGCATGCTCAACGCCAAGCTGGATCGGGACATGGGCGGGGCCAAATCCCCCATTGCGGGCAAGGAGCCGGGCATGGTGGACGTGGCTCTGCGTCAGCCCAGCCAGCAGCCCTATCAATCGTTTGAGCAGGGACGACTGTGGCTGGCCCGGTACCAGTTCAGTCAGGCTGAAACCGCTTTTCGGGAAGCCCGCCGGGTGGGAGAGGGCAACCGCAATGACATGGTTTTCGGTGAGTTGTTCCTGAATATGGGCATGCCGGAGCTGGCCCAGGAGTGCTTCCGAAAGGTGCTGATCAGCCAACCGGGCAACGCCTCGGCCCAGATGGGAACTTACAAGGCCAAGGAAGCCCAGATGAAATCCCGGGAGTTAATGGCTGAGGCGCTGGACCTTAGCAATCGGCAGAACTGGCCAGTGTCCATCGATAAGCTGGAGCGGGCCCTCACCCAGAACATCAAGAACGCCGAAGCCCATTACCGGTTGGGCCAATTGTACGAGAAAACCCGGCAGTACGCGCAGGCCGCCGACCATTACTACGCCTACATCAACCTGGCCCCGCAGGGGAATTGGGTGGACACGGCCAAATCCCGCATTGGTAAACTGACCGAAAAAATGGCCCAAAACGCCTACGGCAACCCCACCTGAACCCGGCACGGGGACAAAAGGATGGCCGGGGGGATATCGGGTGGCTGCGCTGCACCGGCTGCGCGTTATTCTTTCAAAGTTTTGGGATTTGGGCTATACTTTATTCTGTTTTGAAGGAGCGGATACCTTTATTGTCAGCGACCTGCTGCGTGCCCTTTGCGGTATCCGAGTCCCCAGTTACTCAGATTTTTGAAATGATCGGCTCGCTCAATGAGTCTTTTCTCCAGGCCATCGAAGGCAAGTTCAACCCAGCACGCTCCCCAGTCTTGTCAAACGCCAGAGTCGATTGACAGGTCCGGCAATCAGCCGTCTGATCGGGCCATCAATAAACGCTTTCTTGAGGAAGAAATTCTCCCTCATGTTTTCAAGCCGGCCCGCTATCTGGGTCTGGAACAAGGGACGTACCACAAGTCCTTTGACCGGGCGGCGGTGCGGATGGCCGTGGCCTTCCCCGATCTCTACGAGATTGGCTTTTCCAACTACGCCTTAAAAATGCTTTATTCGCTGGTGAATCAGCAGCCGGATTACATGTGCGATCGGGTGTATGCGCCGGCCCCGGACTTCAAGGAACAAATTCTGACCCATCAGCTGCCGCTGTATGGCGTGGAGAGCTTTGTGCCCCTGAAGCACTTTGATGTCCTGGCTTTTTCCCTGCAATATGAGCTGAACTACACCACCATTTTCGGACTTCTGGAAACCGCCCAGATTCCTTTCCGCAGTGCCGACCGGCACAATGCAAATGCGGACTACCCCCTGCTGATTGCCGGGGGGCCGGGCAGCGCCAACCCCATGCCGCTGGCCCCGTTTTTCGATGCCTTCATCATTGGCGATGGGGAGGAAGTCCTGCTGGAGGCTCTGGCCACCATTCGACAAGGGAAGAAGGAGCGCCTGCCCAAAGCCGAACTTTTGAAACGTCTGGGGCAACTGGAAGGGCTTTACATTCCGGGGGTGACCGAAAAAGCCTACAAGCGGATTGTGGACATCGCCGAAAACCCGGTGGATGTGGCCCCTCTGATTCCCCTGATTGGGGCGGTGCATGACCGCATTACCGTGGAGGCCCGCCGGGGGTGCGATCGTATGTGCCGGTTCTGCCAGCCCTGCTTCATCAATCTGCCCGTGCGGGAGCAAAGCATTGAGAACATCAAGCAATCGGCCCTGAAGGAAATTCAAAAGACCGGCTATGAAGAGTGTTCGCTGCTGTCACTGTCCATTGCCGATTACTCCTACTTCAAGCCGCTCATTCTGGAAGTGGCGGAAGCCTTGGCCGAGGAGAACGTGTCCCTGTCCCTGCCCAGTCAACGGGCGGATCGTTTCAGCCTGGACGTGGCCGAAGCGGTGCAAAGCATTCGCAAAAGCACCCTGACTTTCGCCCCGGAAGCGGGGACGGCCCGCCTGCGGGACGTGATTAACAAGAACCTGAGCGATGCCGAGATTATGAACGCGGTGACCACCGCTTACCGGGCCGGGTGGAACAAGGTCAAGCTGTACTTTATGATTGGCCTGCCGACCGAAACGCACGACGATCTGGATGGCATTGTGGATTTGATCCGCCGGATGCAGCAGGCTTGCCTGGACATCAAGCGGGAACCGGGGTTGTCTATGAAACATTTTCTGGACATCAACGTGACCCTCTCCAACTTCGTGCCCAAGCCGCACACGCCCTTTCAGTGGTTTCCGCAGGACACCATGGAGCAGTTGTATCACAAGATTGAATACCTGAAAGAGAAGTTCAAGCCGTTCAGGGGCGTGAAGTTGAACTTTACCGATCCGGAAATCAGCAAGCTGGAAGCGGTCATTTCCCGGGCCGGAACGGAACTGGCCGACGTGATTGAGGCGGCCTATCGCAAGGGCGCCTATCTCGATGCCTGGGATGATTTGCGGAACTTTGATCGCTGGTTTGAAGCGCTAGCGGAAAAGGGCATTCATTACGAGGCCTACACCCGGGATCGCTGCTGCGATCTGGATGAAGCCCTGCCCTGGGACGCCATTGATGTGGGCTTGACCAAGTCCTGGTTGCAGGAAGAGTACAAGAAGGCCACTCAGGCCAGCAGTACCACCCCCTGCTTTGAGACTTGTAGCGTGTGCGGGGTGTGCGGGGCGTACAGCACCTGGCCCAAGTTCATTGAAACGCCCACGTTCAAGAACGTGAAGCGCATCCAGAATTCCGTGGATCAGGCCATGGGAGAGCCGGAAGTGCCCAATAACAGCAAAGATCCGGTGTGCAAGGTGCGTGTAACCCTTCAAAAACTCGGCGATTTGCGCTTTATCTCGCACCTGGACTGGTTGCGTATGGTGTATCGGGCCATCGCCCGTAGCAAACTGCCGGTGGCTTACAGTAAGGGCTTTAACCCACGCCCCAAAATCGGATTTTCCCCGGCCTTGCCGTTATTCACCCAGGCCGAGGCCGAGTATCTTGATATTGAGCTGGTGACGCCGGTCACGGGCGTTCGGGAAAGGCTGAACGCCTTTTTACCACCGCAAAGCCAGATTACTGAGGAAGTCATGCTCCCGCTTTCAGTGCCCAGCATCGATATGGGGATTGAAGCCCTGCAGTATCGGGCAAGTTACTCCACCGGTACGACTTGCACCGATCCGCAATCACAGGTTAATATGAGTGAGCGCATTGCGTTTCTGAAATCACAATCAACGTTGCCAGTCGAAGTTGAGGTGAGCCAAAAGTCAGGACATCGCAAACGCACCACTAAAAAAGTTTTAGATTTAGTACCATACCTTGAAGCGCTTGAGGTCGACGGAAACGGCGATGTTTCCTTCACCCTTCGCAGGCTAAAGCCCGAAGGCACGCGTCCAATCCAATCGGGAACATCCCAGCCGGAGAACGCCGACCAGACGAACGGGGTAGAAACGGGAAATGATGACTCAATTAGCCCATCCACACGGCCGCAAAGTGGCCAGAACATCGAAGAGAGCGATGTTCTGTCTTTGCAGCCGACTCTAGAGGCTGGGCCCGGTTCTGTCAAACCCTCCTGGGTGCTGGATTTAATCAATCCGAACGTACAGTGGTCATTGACCCGAAGCTGTATTGTCCTGGACACCAAGAGCAAACCCAAGCCAGCGGCGCTGTCCACGGTTTGCAGCGGGTAATCCGGCAAGTAATCAGAAAGCAGATCCAAAATTTTTCATAAAAGTTTCTAGACCTATTAAAAGTTTTTTAAATTTTAAGGATTTCAGTGATGGCAAAACGCAAGATTATCATTTCGGAGAACGACAACATCGCCGCCTTAATGGAGGACGATCGGGCCGTGGAATTTATCATCCACCGGGGCGACATGCTGCTGGGGGATGTGTATCTGGCCACGGTGGAAAACATTTTGCCCAGTATTGACGCGGCCTTTGTAAACGTGGGCGGCGACAAGATGGGCTTTTTGCACTCCAGCGACGTACCGGGCAAAGGGGATTTGAAAAATCGCCTGGAGCCCAAGCAGCAACTGGTGGTGCAGATTATGAAAGAGCCCACCGGGCACAAGGGCCCCCGGGTCAGCACCAACATCAGCCTGCCGGGCCGTTTTCTGGTTATGATGCCGGAATCCAAGGGCATCAGCATCAGCCGTAAGATTGTGGAAACCGCCGAGCGTTCCCGCTTGAAGTCCGTGGTCAGCTTAATCAAGCCGCCGGGCGTGGGGGTGATCATTCGCACGGAAGCCTCTAACCAGAAGGAATCCGACATCACCGAGGACTTTGAAACCCTGCTGGAGCGCTGGCAGAACATTGTCTCCATGGCCGACACGGCCAGCCCGCCCACTTTGTTGTACCGGGATCAGGATTTGCTGTACCGGGTCATCCGGGAAGCGGTGACCGAGGACGTTACCGAGATTGTGGTGGACACCGCTTTCGGTCAGCAGCGGGCCCAACAGCTTTTGCAAAACTGGAACATGGACAAGGGCGTTAAAGTGACCCACTATCAGGGCAATCAGCCCATTTTGGTGGGCACCGGCGTGGACAAGGAAATCAAGCTGGCCCTGAACACCAAGGTTCCCCTGCCCAGTGGCGGTTACCTGTACATTCAACCCACCGAGGCCTTGACCGTGGTGGATGTCAACTCCGGCAAGTTTACCAGCCTGCAATCGCAGGCGGAAACCATCAAGCTCACCAACCTGGAAGCCTGCAAGGAGATCGCCCGTCAGCTGCGCCTGCGCAACATCGGCGGGATGATCATCGTGGACTTTATCGATATGGAGTCCCGGGCCAATCAGTTGACCGTGCTGCAGAGCTTTGAGAACGAACTGGCCCCGGATAAATCCAAGCCGCAAATCGGCCAGCTTTCTGATTTGGGACTGGTGGAAATGACCCGCCACCGTCAGGGGCAATCCTTAAGCGAGATTTTCACTCGCCGTTGCCACTCCTGCGGGGGGACTGGCCACGCGCTGGAAGAATTCAGCTGGATGCACGGCGGCGAAGGAGATGGCCGAGGTGGCCGTCATCAGCAAGGGCGCAGCAAATTGCCCACCCGTCAGCCCAACCGCTTGCAGCAGTTGCCCAAGCCGGCGGCCTCGCTCAGCAATAAAAAGGACAAGGCCCGGGTGGCCCTGGGCAATCTGGCGGAAGTGGCCATTCAGAAGAAGGGTGAGTCGCAAGGCCCGCAATCCACCATTACACCGGGCACGGTGCTGCTGAACAATCTGGCCAACAAGAAAAATCCGCAGGTGGAGCAGGAAAGCTGGCTGGAGCATTTCACGGAAAAGCTGAACAAGCTGGCCGGGGTGCGTTTGTCCGCGGTGGCCAAGTTGTCCTTTATGCCCAACGGCATCAACAGCGTACTGACCCGCATTAACCCCAAGGCCAACGATATCGTGACCCTGGTGCATTCCATCGAGAATTCCGCCCATATGCCCTTCCTGCAACGGCGGGATCTGGAAGAATCGGCTGATTTTGACGAGGAGGGCACCGATGACAGTGGCGATGACGCCGCTGAAGAATCGGTGGATGAGGTTGAAGAGGCTAGCGATGAGCGCCTGAAGGCAGGGGCAGCCCAGGGCAGAAACCGCCGTGGTCGCTCCTTGCGAGACGAGATTGTCTCCGACTTGGCCGAAAGTCAGGTGGAGCCGGAAGAAGGCACCGATGAAGGCACAGAGGCGCCGGAGCCTGTAGACGCCTTGATTGACGCTGTGGACGATGAAGAGGCCGAGCTGGCCGTTGAAGTGGTTGAAAAGCCGCGTCGGGGGCGTGCCATCAAGCGTCCCAGCGAAATTAGCGCTGAAGTGGCTGACATCATCGAAGAGTTGCCCGTTTTACCGATGGACTCCGAACTGCTGGATGAGACGGACGGCGGTGACGAGGAGGCCATGCGCCCTTCCTTGTTGGACGACACGGATGAGGTCGATGACTTTGAGGACGGCGACGATGAGTTTGACGGGGATGAAAGCGCCGGGGGCACCGCCGTGGCTGTGGCCCAGTCGGAAGCGGCCAAAAACCGTCGTCGGGGTGGCAGGCCCGCCAAGCGTAGCTTGAAAAAGCCGCCCACCAAGCGCTAGGTTAATCAGCCTCTATCAAAAGCTAAAAAAAGCCTGAAGTGAGACTTCAGGCTTTTTGAATTCAGAGTATGAAAAACTTACATCAACCATAAAAAGGTCATAGTGGCCGTTTTTGCCTGGATTCCCGCTTCCTGGGGAATGACAAAGGGCACGGTAGGGGCAGAGTTCGTCTTAAAAATGCATGGCCAACAGGCGTTCCACGTGGTGGCCGCCGATAATGTGATGCTCCACAATCTCTTCCACGTCATCCGGTTCCACGTTGTAATACCACACCCCAGCCGGATAAATCAGCACGGCAGGGCCAATGGCGCACAAGCCCACCGATCCGCAGGTGGTGACGATGACCGTGCCTTCCATGGAACCCCGTTTCCCGTAAAGTAACCCTTTTTCCGCCAGCACTTCCCAGAATTTGGCCAGGGTGGCCTCACTGTTGTTCTTGCTACAGGAGGTTCCCGTACACACAAACACGTGGGTATTGATATTGGCTTTGGTCACGGGGGCTTTCAGGGCCAGTTCTGTCGGGTCCAGTTGGGTTTTCATGGCGAGCGCTTCCTCAGGTCCAAAAAATGATTCAGTTGTATCAGTTGAGATGTTGCCGTTGAGAATGAAATGTTGAAGGTCAATTATAGTTCAAGCCAGAGCGTTTTATTTCACCGGAATTTCAGCTAAAGTATAGGCTAAAGATGTTTTGAGGTGGAGATTTTCCCATGAGCGAACAACTGATGAACAAAGAGGCCATTGGTCAGGC
This is a stretch of genomic DNA from Vampirovibrio chlorellavorus. It encodes these proteins:
- a CDS encoding tetratricopeptide repeat protein, which codes for MNFLSKVLNFSAERYLKTAGDLFIYEGDYESALGMVEKTLELEPHDMRALVLRGDILYCLNRDQEALETFNLALSINPDSVEALISQAGVLDALGKYREALSCCVRAFEQIRPHQYFLLPSLYDQNIVLLLRLKKYRQAQLLLRSGEHRLPREEHEYLLSCYSHILARLSEQRQKARTKARQLKMALLPLAQPLD
- a CDS encoding tetratricopeptide repeat protein, translated to MPIAGHETGSHKNRPLWWGLTSACLLLFILGLTFSPEAAAQRTTLRGGASYTQDDLELPLPNYYTRPYYPHSPVIQRADRYAAQYKLKAAESLYNEILDQNPRSAPAWNGLGKVAFYKTTSSNQNVRNEQERLRAEARQAFITALRYQPGYVEAQVNLARVLMEEGRMSEAGEWLQKALWFGPRDYRTLAGQGEWLVRKERYDEAVPYLRRSIQLNSAGDTAHYFLGTAYAALNREDEALDQLQTTIWLNPNHAPAHYQMGRIYEKQGNGAAAVEHYQTALHLKPELYPAREQLAKYLEDKGDITQALFHWKRLQESYPGDWEMTQRIARLSIKNQQPDVAIAQYRDWIKNHPSDTQRAETGISVAKTELARLKLRDSDLISQGEAKRYVAQALNYQPNNFEARMLNAKLDRDMGGAKSPIAGKEPGMVDVALRQPSQQPYQSFEQGRLWLARYQFSQAETAFREARRVGEGNRNDMVFGELFLNMGMPELAQECFRKVLISQPGNASAQMGTYKAKEAQMKSRELMAEALDLSNRQNWPVSIDKLERALTQNIKNAEAHYRLGQLYEKTRQYAQAADHYYAYINLAPQGNWVDTAKSRIGKLTEKMAQNAYGNPT
- a CDS encoding TIGR03960 family B12-binding radical SAM protein; this translates as MSLFSRPSKASSTQHAPQSCQTPESIDRSGNQPSDRAINKRFLEEEILPHVFKPARYLGLEQGTYHKSFDRAAVRMAVAFPDLYEIGFSNYALKMLYSLVNQQPDYMCDRVYAPAPDFKEQILTHQLPLYGVESFVPLKHFDVLAFSLQYELNYTTIFGLLETAQIPFRSADRHNANADYPLLIAGGPGSANPMPLAPFFDAFIIGDGEEVLLEALATIRQGKKERLPKAELLKRLGQLEGLYIPGVTEKAYKRIVDIAENPVDVAPLIPLIGAVHDRITVEARRGCDRMCRFCQPCFINLPVREQSIENIKQSALKEIQKTGYEECSLLSLSIADYSYFKPLILEVAEALAEENVSLSLPSQRADRFSLDVAEAVQSIRKSTLTFAPEAGTARLRDVINKNLSDAEIMNAVTTAYRAGWNKVKLYFMIGLPTETHDDLDGIVDLIRRMQQACLDIKREPGLSMKHFLDINVTLSNFVPKPHTPFQWFPQDTMEQLYHKIEYLKEKFKPFRGVKLNFTDPEISKLEAVISRAGTELADVIEAAYRKGAYLDAWDDLRNFDRWFEALAEKGIHYEAYTRDRCCDLDEALPWDAIDVGLTKSWLQEEYKKATQASSTTPCFETCSVCGVCGAYSTWPKFIETPTFKNVKRIQNSVDQAMGEPEVPNNSKDPVCKVRVTLQKLGDLRFISHLDWLRMVYRAIARSKLPVAYSKGFNPRPKIGFSPALPLFTQAEAEYLDIELVTPVTGVRERLNAFLPPQSQITEEVMLPLSVPSIDMGIEALQYRASYSTGTTCTDPQSQVNMSERIAFLKSQSTLPVEVEVSQKSGHRKRTTKKVLDLVPYLEALEVDGNGDVSFTLRRLKPEGTRPIQSGTSQPENADQTNGVETGNDDSISPSTRPQSGQNIEESDVLSLQPTLEAGPGSVKPSWVLDLINPNVQWSLTRSCIVLDTKSKPKPAALSTVCSG
- a CDS encoding Rne/Rng family ribonuclease codes for the protein MAKRKIIISENDNIAALMEDDRAVEFIIHRGDMLLGDVYLATVENILPSIDAAFVNVGGDKMGFLHSSDVPGKGDLKNRLEPKQQLVVQIMKEPTGHKGPRVSTNISLPGRFLVMMPESKGISISRKIVETAERSRLKSVVSLIKPPGVGVIIRTEASNQKESDITEDFETLLERWQNIVSMADTASPPTLLYRDQDLLYRVIREAVTEDVTEIVVDTAFGQQRAQQLLQNWNMDKGVKVTHYQGNQPILVGTGVDKEIKLALNTKVPLPSGGYLYIQPTEALTVVDVNSGKFTSLQSQAETIKLTNLEACKEIARQLRLRNIGGMIIVDFIDMESRANQLTVLQSFENELAPDKSKPQIGQLSDLGLVEMTRHRQGQSLSEIFTRRCHSCGGTGHALEEFSWMHGGEGDGRGGRHQQGRSKLPTRQPNRLQQLPKPAASLSNKKDKARVALGNLAEVAIQKKGESQGPQSTITPGTVLLNNLANKKNPQVEQESWLEHFTEKLNKLAGVRLSAVAKLSFMPNGINSVLTRINPKANDIVTLVHSIENSAHMPFLQRRDLEESADFDEEGTDDSGDDAAEESVDEVEEASDERLKAGAAQGRNRRGRSLRDEIVSDLAESQVEPEEGTDEGTEAPEPVDALIDAVDDEEAELAVEVVEKPRRGRAIKRPSEISAEVADIIEELPVLPMDSELLDETDGGDEEAMRPSLLDDTDEVDDFEDGDDEFDGDESAGGTAVAVAQSEAAKNRRRGGRPAKRSLKKPPTKR
- a CDS encoding (2Fe-2S) ferredoxin domain-containing protein; the protein is MKTQLDPTELALKAPVTKANINTHVFVCTGTSCSKNNSEATLAKFWEVLAEKGLLYGKRGSMEGTVIVTTCGSVGLCAIGPAVLIYPAGVWYYNVEPDDVEEIVEHHIIGGHHVERLLAMHF